The following proteins are co-located in the Pseudomonas synxantha genome:
- the betI gene encoding transcriptional regulator BetI, with the protein MPKVGMQPIRRQQLIEATLTAIDQVGMGDASIALIARLAGVSNGIISHYFQDKNGLIAATMRYLMNALIENVQERRRTLKDDSPRAHLQVIIEGNFDASQVNGPAMKTWLAFWATSMHHPSLHRLQRINDHRLYSNLCCQFRRAMPLSEARSAARGLAALIDGLWLRGALSGDAFDTEQAQRIAYEYMDFQLAKQVS; encoded by the coding sequence ATGCCCAAGGTCGGTATGCAACCCATACGCCGCCAGCAGTTGATCGAAGCCACATTGACGGCCATCGATCAGGTCGGGATGGGAGATGCCAGCATTGCGCTGATTGCGCGTCTGGCCGGCGTCTCGAACGGCATCATCAGTCACTACTTTCAGGACAAGAACGGCCTGATCGCAGCGACCATGCGCTACTTGATGAATGCGCTGATCGAGAACGTCCAGGAACGTCGGCGCACCTTGAAGGATGACAGCCCACGGGCACACCTTCAGGTGATCATCGAAGGCAACTTCGACGCCAGCCAGGTCAACGGCCCGGCAATGAAAACCTGGCTGGCCTTCTGGGCCACCAGCATGCACCACCCGTCATTGCACAGGTTGCAGCGGATCAACGATCACCGCTTGTATTCCAACCTGTGCTGCCAGTTCCGCCGTGCGATGCCGTTGTCCGAGGCTCGCAGCGCAGCCCGCGGCCTGGCGGCGTTGATCGACGGTTTATGGTTGCGCGGCGCCCTGTCGGGAGACGCTTTCGACACGGAGCAGGCGCAACGGATCGCTTACGAATACATGGATTTCCAATTGGCCAAGCAGGTGAGTTAG
- a CDS encoding BCCT family transporter has product MFYTSTALILLLTAILIIAPQEAGRMLGVSQAWLSKSFGWYYMVVIAAYLVFVVGLAFSSYGKLKLGSKDDTPDFSYGAWAGMLFSSGIGISLLYFGASEPLDHYFNPPEGAAASNGAARQALQLTFLHWGLHGWAIYALVGLAVAYFAYRHNQPLALRSALYPLVGERWVKGAAGHAVDGFGMFVTLLGLVTNLGIGSMQVSSGLENLFGMEHSNTNLLIVIIVMSTVATIAAVSGVENGIRRLSNLNIVLFSGLLIFVLLFGPTLHLLNGLVQNTGDYLNGIVLKTFDLYVYEGDGAKTERWMGLWTLFYWAWWISWAPFVGMFIARISRGRTVRELVAGVLLIPLGFTLAWLSIFGNSALDLVLNHGAVELGKTALEQPSMAIYQLLEHYPASKVVIGVSIFVGFVLFLTPADSGAVMMANLSCKGGNVDEDAPHWLRIFWSVVITLVTIGLLFAGNFEAMQTMVVLAGLPFSVVLILFMFGLHKAMRQDVATELEQAQLAERGRRGFSERLTALDLQPSQATVQRFMDKHVTPALEEAAVALREQGLEVQTLLGKSKRCIGVRIEMQEGNPFVYEVSLDGYSAAPADLPEEERTRYYRAEVYLHNGPQEYDLMGFTQEQITRDVLDQFESHRQLLGRVYS; this is encoded by the coding sequence GTGTTCTACACCTCCACCGCGCTGATTCTGTTGTTGACCGCCATCCTGATCATCGCCCCGCAGGAGGCCGGGCGCATGCTCGGCGTCTCCCAGGCCTGGCTTTCCAAAAGCTTTGGCTGGTACTACATGGTGGTCATCGCCGCCTACCTGGTGTTTGTGGTCGGCCTGGCGTTTTCGTCCTATGGAAAATTGAAACTGGGTAGTAAAGACGACACCCCGGACTTCAGTTACGGCGCCTGGGCGGGCATGTTGTTCTCGTCGGGCATCGGTATTTCGCTGTTGTATTTCGGTGCGTCCGAGCCGTTGGATCATTACTTCAACCCGCCCGAGGGCGCTGCGGCCAGTAATGGTGCGGCCCGTCAGGCGCTGCAACTGACCTTCCTGCACTGGGGCCTGCACGGCTGGGCGATCTATGCACTGGTCGGCTTGGCCGTAGCGTACTTTGCCTACCGTCACAACCAGCCGCTGGCCTTGCGTTCGGCGCTGTACCCACTGGTGGGCGAGCGTTGGGTGAAGGGCGCGGCGGGCCACGCGGTAGACGGTTTCGGCATGTTCGTGACCCTGCTGGGCCTGGTGACCAACCTGGGGATCGGCTCGATGCAGGTGTCGTCGGGGCTGGAAAACCTGTTTGGCATGGAGCACAGCAACACCAACCTTCTGATCGTGATCATCGTGATGAGCACCGTGGCCACCATCGCCGCTGTGTCGGGTGTGGAAAACGGCATTCGCCGCCTGTCCAACCTGAACATTGTGCTGTTCAGCGGCTTGCTGATCTTCGTGCTGCTGTTCGGCCCGACCCTGCACCTGCTCAACGGGCTGGTGCAGAACACCGGTGATTACCTCAACGGCATCGTGCTGAAAACCTTCGACCTGTATGTATATGAAGGCGACGGTGCCAAGACCGAACGCTGGATGGGCCTGTGGACCCTGTTCTACTGGGCCTGGTGGATTTCCTGGGCGCCATTCGTCGGCATGTTCATCGCACGTATTTCCCGTGGTCGTACCGTGCGTGAGCTGGTGGCCGGCGTCTTGCTGATCCCGCTGGGCTTTACCCTGGCATGGCTGTCGATCTTCGGTAACTCGGCGCTGGACCTGGTGTTGAACCATGGTGCCGTGGAGTTGGGCAAGACGGCGCTGGAACAACCGTCCATGGCCATCTACCAACTGCTTGAGCATTACCCTGCGTCGAAAGTCGTCATCGGCGTGTCGATCTTCGTAGGCTTTGTGCTGTTCCTGACCCCGGCGGATTCCGGCGCGGTGATGATGGCCAACCTGTCCTGCAAAGGCGGCAATGTGGATGAAGATGCGCCGCACTGGTTGCGGATCTTCTGGTCGGTGGTGATCACCCTGGTGACCATCGGCCTGCTGTTTGCCGGTAACTTCGAAGCCATGCAAACCATGGTCGTGCTGGCGGGGCTGCCGTTTTCGGTGGTGCTGATCTTGTTTATGTTCGGTTTGCACAAGGCCATGCGCCAGGATGTGGCGACAGAACTGGAACAGGCGCAACTGGCTGAGCGTGGCCGCCGTGGTTTCAGCGAGCGCTTGACCGCCCTGGACCTGCAACCGAGCCAGGCCACCGTGCAGCGCTTTATGGACAAGCACGTAACGCCGGCGCTGGAAGAAGCGGCGGTTGCGCTGCGTGAGCAAGGCTTGGAGGTGCAGACCTTGCTGGGCAAATCCAAGCGCTGCATCGGCGTGCGTATCGAGATGCAAGAGGGCAACCCGTTTGTCTACGAGGTGAGCCTGGATGGTTACTCGGCGGCGCCGGCTGACCTGCCTGAAGAAGAACGCACCCGTTACTACCGTGCCGAGGTGTACCTGCACAACGGGCCGCAGGAATATGACCTGATGGGCTTCACCCAGGAACAGATTACCCGGGATGTGCTCGATCAGTTCGAAAGCCATCGGCAGCTCCTTGGCCGGGTCTATAGCTGA